Genomic DNA from Manis pentadactyla isolate mManPen7 chromosome 14, mManPen7.hap1, whole genome shotgun sequence:
AGAGCTTGACAAAACATGAGACACAGATCAATGGCGACTCTTATTAAATACTGGTTGGGCCTCTAGAGCTCAAGTTTGCAGCCTGGAACTCACTAAGCTGTTGGCctcttctgagcctcagcttctgcCTCTTCCAAAGCCAGGAGCCTCactttcttcaactgtaaaatgggataatggcTGTACCCCTCATAGGGCCATCCAGGTCACAGAACCACCCCAATCCCCAGATCCTCAGCCAGTGACCCAGGTACTCACTCTGCTGAATGGACTTGAGGCCACGGAGACAGGTGGCCACCAGCAGGAAACCACAGCCAGTGGGCAGTGTCCGAAGCTCACCGGCCAGGCTGCAGGCAGCCCCCAGGCAGAGCGGGCCCATGGCGGCGAACTGCAGCGGGTGGTGGCGACGACCGAGGAGCAGCGCTGACAGGGCCAGTGTGACCagtggtgtggtggtggtggccAGCTGTGCCAGGTCCAGGGGTACGGTGCTCAGGCCCACATTGCCACAGGCCATCGAGGTGCCGAAGGTGAGGCTGAGCAGCAGCACTTGGCGGCGGGTACGGCTGGGCATGGGGCGCCGTGACCCCCAGCGGCATGCCAGCGCTGCTGCCAGCATGTGCAGCGCTGAGAGCAGCAG
This window encodes:
- the SLC35E4 gene encoding solute carrier family 35 member E4 isoform X2, with amino-acid sequence MCRCPLEHHDGRMTSAEAVAVSGSARVAGSPEWPPDTLQALGRPGRARVAMAALVWLLVGASMSSLNKWIFTVHGFGRPLLLSALHMLAAALACRWGSRRPMPSRTRRQVLLLSLTFGTSMACGNVGLSTVPLDLAQLATTTTPLVTLALSALLLGRRHHPLQFAAMGPLCLGAACSLAGELRTLPTGCGFLLVATCLRGLKSIQQIEESEAPGFGRGRS